A stretch of the Lolium perenne isolate Kyuss_39 chromosome 3, Kyuss_2.0, whole genome shotgun sequence genome encodes the following:
- the LOC127342405 gene encoding bifunctional phosphatase IMPL2, chloroplastic, whose amino-acid sequence MLSPTSTILPTSPLPHPAAPNPSPRQHLRFPFPPPTAASAAAVRAAGRRTCSVRASAPEGTGWPAPALGKELVEMERLVEVAQSAADAAGEVLRKYFRQRFEIIDKEDHSPVTIADREAEEAMTSVILKSFPTHAIFGEENGWRCVEKSADYVWVLDPIDGTKSFITGKPLFGTLIALLHNGKPVMGIIDQPILRERWVGVDGKKTTLNGQEISVRPCNALAQAYLYTTSPHLFEGDAEDAFIRVREKVKVPLYGCDCYAYALLASGFVDLVVESGLKPYDFLSLVPVIEGAGGSITDWEGNKLHWPVTSESRPTSFNVVAAGDARVHGQALEALRWH is encoded by the exons ATGCTTTCCCCGACCTCCACCATCCTGCCCACCTCGCCCCTCCCCCACCCCGccgccccaaaccctagcccccgTCAGCACCTCCGCTTCCCCTTTCCCCCGCCCACCGCCGCCTCCGCGGCGGCGGTTCGGGCAGCGGGGCGTCGGACGTGCTCGGTGCGAGCCTCGGCCCCGGAGGGGACCGGCTGGCCGGCGCCGGCGCTGGGTAAGGAGTTGGTGGAGATGGAGcggctggtggaggtggcgcaGAGCGCGGCTGACGCGGCGGGGGAGGTGCTCCGGAAGTACTTCCGGCAGCGCTTCGAGATCATCGACAAGGAGGACCACA GCCCCGTCACGATTGCAGATAGAGAAGCAGAAGAAGCAATGACGTCAGTCATACTCAAGAGCTTCCCTACTCATGCGAT TTTTGGCGAGGAGAATGGTTGGAGATGTGTGGAGAAGTCTGCTGACTATGTTTGGGTATTGGACCCCATTGATGGAACAAAGAGCTTCATAACTG GCAAGCCTCTTTTTGGTACACTTATTGCTCTTCTGCATAATGGGAAGCCG GTTATGGGCATTATTGATCAGCCAATCTTGAGAGAGAGATGGGTTGGGGTGGATGGGAAGAAAACAACCTTAAATGGGCAAGAAATATCTGTCCGTCCTTGCAATGCACTGGCGCAAGCTTACTT ATATACAACAAGTCCACATCTCTTCGAGGGAGATGCTGAAGATGCATTTATTCGTGTACGAGAAAAG GTGAAAGTCCCACTGTACGGCTGTGATTGTTATGCTTATGCTCTTCTGGCTTCTGGTTTTGTGGATCTTGTTGTTGAATCCGGTTTGAAG CCATATGACTTTCTCTCGCTGGTACCGGTCATTGAAGGAGCTGGAGGGTCAATAACCGACTGGGAAGGGAACAAGCTCCACTGGCCCGTCACTTCGGAATCTCGGCCCACAA gTTTCAACGTGGTGGCAGCTGGAGATGCCCGTGTCCATGGGCAGGCCCTAGAAGCGCTGCGGTGGCACTAA
- the LOC127342408 gene encoding uncharacterized protein: protein MAPGIAPKPAAPLVAAQPKKPGHMLVLGTGFVGRYVSERLLAQGWQVSGTCTSAAKKMELEKLGMNASVFDATRSNLASLHAMQDATHLLISIPPIPGVGDPLLSSHTDLQRTLTDGNLQWLCYLSSTGVYGDCGGAWVDEDRAVNPNKESSKLRYAAEEGWLDLVDELDLSAFVLRLGGIYGPGRSALDTIAKRKSLSRTQKLRESKQYTARIHVADIYQAILASMGVRSARKIYNVVDDDPAPRAEVFAFAQSLIEKIYPDLATDSAGPDSQDRIIAGEKRVSNARLKEELGVRLVHPSYRSGLQSILDSWLAESTTSSKM from the exons ATGGCTCCAGGAATCGCCCCCAAGCCGGCGGCGCCGCTGGTGGCCGCGCAGCCGAAGAAGCCTGGGCACATGCTCGTGCTCGGCACCGGCTTCGTCGGCCGCTACGTCTCGGAGCGCCTCCTCGCACAGGGATG GCAGGTGTCGGGGACGTGCACCAGTGCCGCGAAGAAGATGGAGCTGGAGAAGCTGGGCATGAATGCTTCCGTCTTCGATGCCACCAGAAGCAA CCTTGCGAGTCTTCATGCTATGCAAGATGCAACCCATTTGCTCATCTCCATTCCACCCATTCCTGGAGTTGGTGATCCT TTGCTTTCTTCACATACTGACCTGCAAAGAACATTGACGGATGGAAATCTTCAATGGTTATGTTACCTTTCTTCAACAG GTGTGTATGGTGATTGTGGTGGTGCCTGGGTTGATGAGGA TCGTGCAGTGAACCCAAACAAAGAGTCTTCCAAGTTAAGATATGCTGCTGAAGAAGGATGGTTGGATCTTGTGGATGAGCTAGATCTATCGGCTTTTGTGCTTCGTTTGGGTGGAATATATGGGCCTGGAAGAAG TGCTTTGGACACAATAGCTAAGAGAAAATCTTTGTCACGAACACAGAAATTGAGGGAGTCCAAACAGTACACGGCACGAATCCATGTGGCAGATATCTATCAGGCTATCCTGGCTAGCATGGGCGTCAGATCTGCAAG GAAAATATACAATGTGGTGGATGATGACCCTGCCCCGAGAGCCGAGGTCTTTGCATTTGCTCAGAGCTTAATAGAGAAAATATATCCTGATCTCGCAACAGATTCTGCAGGACCAGACAGTCAGGATAGAATAATAGCTGGTGAAAAACGGGTCTCTAATGCCCGATTGAAAGAGGAACTCGGCGTTAGGCTTGTTCACCCATCTTACAGATCAGGGCTGCAGAGTATTCTTGATTCTTGGCTGGCCGAGTCCACTACTTCGAGTAAAATGTAG
- the LOC127342407 gene encoding ERAD-associated E3 ubiquitin-protein ligase HRD1 isoform X1, with protein sequence MIRLQTYAAFSLLATTSAVYYAFSSREQFYPAMVYLSSSKICFVLLLNTGLVAMCVAWQIVKRIFLGTLREAEVERLNEQSWREVVEILFAVTIFRQDFSVSFLAMVAALLLVKALHWLAQKRVDYIETTPSVPILSHIRIVSFMVFLLAVDCIFLSSSLMSLIKKREASVAIFFSFEYMILATSTVSTFVKYVFYVSDMLMEGQWEKKAVYTFYLELISDLVHLSLYMLFFIAIFLNYGVPLHLIRELYETFRNFRIRVSDYVRYRKITSNMNERFPDATADELDASDATCIICREEMTTAKKLLCGHLFHVHCLRSWLERQHTCPTCRAPIIPPDNGRAASTRQHGAQPGVQFAAGTGAPGSGGPPSENVNRRQAKLEAAASAASLYGRSFAYPPTNTLNRYSGPLHATPSTSQSGEASTSNQSQEDQQNTPDPSASQPFISHGPVISTASNRDLEKSLQMAYQNAIRSQIEMLQIQLQMVQQGSTTLSANNENAEQAKSE encoded by the exons ATGATACGGCTACAGACGTACGCGGCGTTCAGCCTGCTGGCGACGACGTCGGCGGTGTACTACGCGTTCAGCAGCAGGGAGCAGTTCTACCCGGCGATGGTCTACCTCTCCTCCTCCAAGATCTGCTTCGTGCTGCTCCTCAACACGGGCCTCGTCGCCATGTGCGTCGCCTGGCAGATCGTCAAGCGCATCTTCCTCGGCACGCTCCGCGAGGCCGAGGTCGAGCGCCTCAACGAGCAGTCCTGGCGGGAGGTCGTCGAGATCCTCTTCGCGGTCACCATATTTCGCCAGGACTTCTCCGTCTCCTTCCTGGCCATGGTCGCCGCCCTGCTCCTCGTCAAGGCGCTGCATTGGCTCGCGCAGAAGAGGGTCGACTACATTGAGACCACGCCCTCCGTGCCCATCCTCTCGCACATAAGGATTGTCTCCTTCATGGTCTTCCTGCTTGCCGTCGACTGCATCTTCCTCTCCAGCTCCTTGATGTCACTCATAAAGAAGCGAGAGGCGTCTGTTGCAATCTTCTTCTCCTTCGA GTATATGATACTAGCAACATCGACAGTATCGACATTCGTGAAGTATGTATTCTATGTCAGTGACATGCTAATGGAAGGTCAATGGGAGAAAAAGGCAGTGTATACCTTTTATTTGGAGCTTATTAGTGACCTTGTGCACTTGTCTTTATATATGCTCTTCTTCATAGCTATATTCCT GAACTATGGTGTGCCACTTCACTTAATCCGTGAGCTGTACGAGACCTTCCGCAACTTCAGAATTCGTGTTTCAGATTATGTACGCTACAGAAAGATAACTTCCAATATGAATGAACGCTTTCCAGATGCTACAGCTGATGAGCTCGATGC GAGTGACGCTACATGTATAATTTGCCGTGAAGAGATGACTACAGCAAAGAAGCTGCTTTGTGGGCACTTGTTCCATGTGCATTGTTTGAGGTCATGGTTAGAACGCCAACATACTTGCCCCACATGTAGAGCCCCCATTATCCCCCCGGACAATGGACGTGCTGCATCAACTCGACAACATGGAGCTCAACCGGGAGTTCAGTTTG CTGCAGGCACTGGCGCTCCAGGTTCAGGTGGACCACCAAGTGAGAATGTGAACAGGCGCCAAGCAAAACTTGAGGCTGCTGCTTCAGCTGCTTCTTTATATGGAAGATCTTTTGCTTACCCTCCAACGAACACATTGAATAG GTATTCAGGACCTCTACATGCTACACCAAGTACTTCACAATCAGGAGAAGCAAGTACTTCCAATCAATCACAGGAAGACCAGCAGAACACCCCTGATCCCTCGGCATCTCAACCTTTTATTTCACATGGCCCTGTTATCTCAACAGCAAGCAACAGAGACCTTGAAAAATCACTGCAAATGGCCTACCAAAACGCTATAAGGAGTCAGATAGAG ATGTTGCAAATCCAATTGCAAATGGTGCAGCAAGGATCTACGACATTGTCAGCTAACAATGAGAATGCTGAGCAAGCAAAAAGTGAGTGA
- the LOC127342409 gene encoding uncharacterized protein, with translation MDMASSPLEFEDLSQTCRRDRFCQVCVRAFCSHCCGSHHSHALSHAVIPVDVDAAGRPVFSTAFEFGDSSRQRDHAVATIAAEDYATRLPRDSYCMFCERIFCAGACPHHHDVCGPHAVLRIEEHGGAYCVRCTGSEPWFPHMESILGDPVGEGVDGHGQRLLLLPVLRRAPGTCAQCGADVDWDLKRHCSEHCAAAHRRGIALRRERREGRGAARELAVAELQIHYQIARLQIH, from the coding sequence ATGGATATGGCCTCGTCGCCGCTCGAGTTCGAGGATCTGTCCCAGACATGCCGGAGGGACCGCTTCTGCCAGGTCTGCGTGCGCGCCTTCTGCTCCCACTGCTGCGGCTCTCACCACAGCCACGCGCTGTCCCACGCCGTCATCCCCGTCGACGTAGACGCCGCCGGCCGGCCCGTCTTCTCCACGGCGTTCGAGTTCGGGGACTCGTCGCGCCAGCGCGATCATGCCGTCGCCACCATCGCCGCGGAGGACTACGCCACGCGTCTCCCCAGAGACTCGTACTGCATGTTCTGCGAGAGGATCTTCTGCGCCGGCGCCTGCCCGCACCACCACGACGTGTGCGGCCCGCACGCCGTCCTCCGCATCGAGGAGCACGGCGGCGCGTACTGCGTCCGGTGCACGGGCTCGGAGCCGTGGTTCCCGCACATGGAGAGCATCCTCGGCGACCCCGTCGGCGAGGGCGTGGACGGGCACGGGCAGCGCCTGCTGCTTCTGCCGGTGCTGAGGAGGGCGCCGGGCACGTGCGCGCAGTGCGGCGCCGACGTGGACTGGGATCTGAAGCGGCACTGCTCGGAGCATTGCGCCGCCGCCCACCGTCGTGGGATCGCCCTGCGGAGGGAGCGCCGGGAGGGCAGAGGCGCCGCAAGGGAGCTCGCCGTCGCCGAGCTACAAATCCATTATCAGATCGCCAGGCTACAAATCCATTGA
- the LOC127342407 gene encoding ERAD-associated E3 ubiquitin-protein ligase HRD1 isoform X2, which produces MIRLQTYAAFSLLATTSAVYYAFSSREQFYPAMVYLSSSKICFVLLLNTGLVAMCVAWQIVKRIFLGTLREAEVERLNEQSWREVVEILFAVTIFRQDFSVSFLAMVAALLLVKALHWLAQKRVDYIETTPSVPILSHIRIVSFMVFLLAVDCIFLSSSLMSLIKKREASVAIFFSFEYMILATSTVSTFVKYVFYVSDMLMEGQWEKKAVYTFYLELISDLVHLSLYMLFFIAIFLNYGVPLHLIRELYETFRNFRIRVSDYVRYRKITSNMNERFPDATADELDASDATCIICREEMTTAKKLLCGHLFHVHCLRSWLERQHTCPTCRAPIIPPDNGRAASTRQHGAQPGVQFGTGAPGSGGPPSENVNRRQAKLEAAASAASLYGRSFAYPPTNTLNRYSGPLHATPSTSQSGEASTSNQSQEDQQNTPDPSASQPFISHGPVISTASNRDLEKSLQMAYQNAIRSQIEMLQIQLQMVQQGSTTLSANNENAEQAKSE; this is translated from the exons ATGATACGGCTACAGACGTACGCGGCGTTCAGCCTGCTGGCGACGACGTCGGCGGTGTACTACGCGTTCAGCAGCAGGGAGCAGTTCTACCCGGCGATGGTCTACCTCTCCTCCTCCAAGATCTGCTTCGTGCTGCTCCTCAACACGGGCCTCGTCGCCATGTGCGTCGCCTGGCAGATCGTCAAGCGCATCTTCCTCGGCACGCTCCGCGAGGCCGAGGTCGAGCGCCTCAACGAGCAGTCCTGGCGGGAGGTCGTCGAGATCCTCTTCGCGGTCACCATATTTCGCCAGGACTTCTCCGTCTCCTTCCTGGCCATGGTCGCCGCCCTGCTCCTCGTCAAGGCGCTGCATTGGCTCGCGCAGAAGAGGGTCGACTACATTGAGACCACGCCCTCCGTGCCCATCCTCTCGCACATAAGGATTGTCTCCTTCATGGTCTTCCTGCTTGCCGTCGACTGCATCTTCCTCTCCAGCTCCTTGATGTCACTCATAAAGAAGCGAGAGGCGTCTGTTGCAATCTTCTTCTCCTTCGA GTATATGATACTAGCAACATCGACAGTATCGACATTCGTGAAGTATGTATTCTATGTCAGTGACATGCTAATGGAAGGTCAATGGGAGAAAAAGGCAGTGTATACCTTTTATTTGGAGCTTATTAGTGACCTTGTGCACTTGTCTTTATATATGCTCTTCTTCATAGCTATATTCCT GAACTATGGTGTGCCACTTCACTTAATCCGTGAGCTGTACGAGACCTTCCGCAACTTCAGAATTCGTGTTTCAGATTATGTACGCTACAGAAAGATAACTTCCAATATGAATGAACGCTTTCCAGATGCTACAGCTGATGAGCTCGATGC GAGTGACGCTACATGTATAATTTGCCGTGAAGAGATGACTACAGCAAAGAAGCTGCTTTGTGGGCACTTGTTCCATGTGCATTGTTTGAGGTCATGGTTAGAACGCCAACATACTTGCCCCACATGTAGAGCCCCCATTATCCCCCCGGACAATGGACGTGCTGCATCAACTCGACAACATGGAGCTCAACCGGGAGTTCAGTTTG GCACTGGCGCTCCAGGTTCAGGTGGACCACCAAGTGAGAATGTGAACAGGCGCCAAGCAAAACTTGAGGCTGCTGCTTCAGCTGCTTCTTTATATGGAAGATCTTTTGCTTACCCTCCAACGAACACATTGAATAG GTATTCAGGACCTCTACATGCTACACCAAGTACTTCACAATCAGGAGAAGCAAGTACTTCCAATCAATCACAGGAAGACCAGCAGAACACCCCTGATCCCTCGGCATCTCAACCTTTTATTTCACATGGCCCTGTTATCTCAACAGCAAGCAACAGAGACCTTGAAAAATCACTGCAAATGGCCTACCAAAACGCTATAAGGAGTCAGATAGAG ATGTTGCAAATCCAATTGCAAATGGTGCAGCAAGGATCTACGACATTGTCAGCTAACAATGAGAATGCTGAGCAAGCAAAAAGTGAGTGA